Genomic DNA from Paenibacillus sp. MBLB1832:
GTGAATGAGGTCATCAAACAGATTATGGAGGATTTTGGCCGCATCGACATCCTCATTAATAATGCAGGATATGGCATATTCGAGTCGTTTGTCGGCGCTCCGCTTGAACATTTTGAAGATATGATGAATGTGAATTACTTGGGGTTAGTTCGCTGTACGCAAGCGGTATTGCCTCATATGCTGCAGGCTGGAAGCGGCCACATTGTTAATATTGCCTCGATGGCTGGCAAGATTGGATCGCCGAAATCCACAGGCTATTCCGCAACGAAGCATGCGGTTCTCGGCTTTACAAACAGTCTACGGCAAGAACTAGCACGTTCAGGAGTATCCGTTACCGCGATTAATCCTGGTCCGATCGAGACACCCTTCTTCGACAAAGCGGATCCAAGCGGGAACTATGTGAAGAACATCGCTTGGTTTATGCTGAAGCCGGAGAAGGTGGTGAAGGAGCTCATTCATGCGGTTGAGAAAAACATTCCCGAGAAAAATCTTCCTTTCGTCGCAGGCTTTGGTGTGAAGTTGTTCCACCTGTTTCCTCGCCTGTTCGATAAGCTGGCTACAGGCATAATGAACAAAAAATAAGCGGTTCCCCGTCAAGCGTGTGGGGCCGCTTTTTTTTCACATCATTTTATTCCTTCTCGGGTTTCTCGGCTTGTTTCGCTTGGTTGAGCGCGCGAATTTCCTCGAAGATACGGCGCATCTCCGCTTTGCTTTCGGGGTGCGATTGGTTCCAATGCGAGGCTAGCGCAGGTAATGCCTTATGTACGTGGTTATAGAACGCCCACACTTTAATTTTCTCGATCATTTCCGGCGAGGTGTCCCCCGTTATTAATTCCGCTGTTTTGGCAACCAGGGTGTTGAATTCATTCTCGAAATTACTAGACATTGACGTCATCCCTTCGGATGGATATTGGGGTAGTAGAGCACTTTTAGTGTAATAGATGTAGGGATGGCTGTCAAAAGCTGCGAATAGGAAAATATTTCTTCGTTAATTCATGGATTACGATTGTTTACTCCCTCTTTTTAACCTAAAATAAGGTAGGAACATCTTGGGTCTTTTTACCTGTTGGCTAGGGGGCACAACCTATGAATTCGCTGAGAGAGATCTTTACCAGTGACTTTAACACATTAGATAAGAGCTTGCAGGAACAAATCTATAGAGAATTCTACCTGCTCGTCTATCCGATGATTCAATTTATTCTAAGAGATCATTCCGCGGTAGAGGATATTATTCAAGAGTCATTTTTACGCGCGGTACAAAAGGCTTCCTTATTAACGGAGATTGATAAATGTGAGGGCTGGCTCAAAAGATTGGCTCGTAATGTGACATTGAACCATTTGCGAAAGCATCGGCGTAACCGAGATGAACTGGAGACAGAGACTGTATTCTCGGTGAAAGAAGCGGCTCCTGCTTCGGACTATGCGGTTTCACTCGATATGGAAGTGGAAATGAAGGTCATGCGAGAAGCGATTATTGCCTACATCAATCAATTAAGTCCTTCCTATCGGCAAATTATTGCGATGAAATGGATTCATAATTTGTCTTATAAAGAAATGGCGAATGAGCTCAGTGTAACGGAAGGTGTCGTCCGTCAGAGGCTGTTTCGGGCACGCGATGTGATTAAGCAGAAGCTGTTGGAGGAGTGGGGAGCAGGTAGTTAGCAAGTACGGAGTGGACCATTTGTTTGCTTGGGCACTCTGGCATATAATAGGGGCATAAGGTTGGAAGAGAAAAGGGGTAAATTGTATTGGGTATAAGCTTTGAGCAACTGCAGATTACACAGACATATGTAGATAAATTAACACAATTGGGGATTGGGGAGGCTACACCGATTCAAGCCGAAGGGATTCCTGTGCTCTTGGAAGGAAAAGATGCCATCATTCAATCCCAGACCGGCACGGGGAAAACGTTGGCTTATTTACTTCCGGCATTAGAGCGGATCGATCCCGCTGTGAAACAATTGCAAGTGCTTGTTGTCGTTCCGACAAGGGAACTGGGCATGCAAATCATGCAAGAAATTGAAAAGCTGACAAGCGGCGGTCCGATTCGTTCTCAATCGTTAATTGGCGGTGCAGCCGTGGCGAGACAGATTGAGAAACTGCGTCTTCACCCGCACATTGTCGTGGGTACGCCAGGGCGATTGCTAGAACTTATGAAAGTACGGAAGCTGACGCTGCACCATGTGAAAGTCGGTATTATTGATGAAGTGGACCAAGTATTTGAACTTGGGTCTATGCAAGATGTCGAGGCTGTGCTGAAAGGGATGCTGCGTTCCAGTCAAATGGTGTTCGTTTCTGCGACGATTCCGCCAAGCACGGAGCAAGCGGCAGGCCGGTGGTTGAAGAACCCGGTTATTATTAAGATCAACCCGACCCAACGAACGGCAGAGACTTTGGAGCATCACTATGTCGTGTGTCAGGAACGCGAGAAAATTGATACGCTGCGCCGACTCGTTCGGATGATTAAACCGAAATCTGCGATTGTGTTCATCAATGTGACGGATGATATCGCGCAAGTCGTGGCCAAGCTGCAATTTGTTGGGCTTTCGATAGAGGCGCTTTACGGCGAAGCCTCCAAGCAAGATCGTGCCAAAGTCATGGGGAACTTCCGTGATGGGAAGTTTCAATTGTTGCTGGCGACTGATGTTGCGGCCAGGGGTCTTGATATAGAAGGTGTAACACACGTCTTCCACTTGGATGTTGCCACGAATGCGGAGTATTACTTGCACCGTGTAGGTCGTACAGGTCGCATGGGTCGCGAGGGAACTTCCATCTCCATCGTGACAACGAAAGAACTTTTCATTATAGAAAAGTTTGAAAAGCAGCTCGGCATCACAATTGAGCCGAAATCGCTTTATGAGGGCCGGCTTGTCGACCCGGCCCAAGACCGCAGCGCGGCTGCCATGCGCAGCCGCCGTGAAGCGGCGCGCCCGAGCGGCGCACCTACGCGCGGCAGCTCCGCTGGCTCGCGCGATGCTGCCGCGCCAGCGGGTGCGGTTCGCGTCAGCGCCGCGACGCCGTCGGAGGCGCGCAGCCCGCGTGACGCTGCTCCGGCGAAGCCGGCAGCGGCGGGGGTCAAGCCTGCTGGCGGCGGCAAGGCCGTCAGCAAGGCGCAGCGTGAGCGCGATCGCAAGAGCAAGGGCGCTCCGCGTTGGTTGAAAGAAAAGCAGCAGAATAAGGAAGAGTAGCTCCTGCTGGAAGGAAATTTCATTATGCGGGGGGAACGCATGCTGAAAAAAATCATTGCGAGCATCGCAGCGCTAGCTCTCATCGTTGTGGTGCTGTTGTTCATCGTCATTCAATATGTGAAACCGACGGAGTCGCTGGATCTTACTTATCGTGAGATTTCGATAAGCAATAAGATTGCTGATATCATCCTATCGAGAAAGCTGGAAGTTCGCTTAACGGAAGATGATATCAATCAGTTGCTCAAAAAGCAGTTAGCTGATCATAGCACGCTGCCGCATGACTTTCGATTGGAAGGGGCCAAGCTGAACATGGCAGGTTCCTTGATCAATGCCGATGTGAATCTCAGATGGCAGAACAAGATACCGATTGGCGCGCATGCGATGTTTTTCCTGTCTTGGGAATCGCCGAACTTGGTTATCCAGCATCAAAGCACTCAGATCAAAAGCTTGCAGCTGCCCAGTGAATGGCTGCAGATGGCACCCGTTGAAATCCCGCTGCAATCGTATTTGCCCAAGTTAATTGGGATTAAGAATGTGGTGTTCGAGGACAAGGCTATCGTCGTTCAATTAAAGGCGTTACAATAAGCAAAAACCCTTCAATCCCACATGTGTGGAATTGAAGGGTTTTCTTGCAATATCAGAATTTATATGTTTGGGGTTGGTAAGCGAAGCTTACCCTTACTTATTCTGGAAATAGTCGATAAAATCGACTAACTCACCAGCAAAAGCGGGCTTGGGGCTGGAGTTAGTCGGAAAAATCGACTAACTCACCGGCAAAAGTGGTCCTGGGGCTGGAGTTAGTCGAAAAAATCGACTAACCCGCCAGCAAAAGTGGTTCTGGGCTCGAATTAGTCGGAAAAATCGACTAACTCACCAGCAAAAGTGGTCCTGGGGCTGGAGTTAGTCGGAAAAATCGACTATCTCACCAGTAAAAATGGTCCTGGGGCTGGAGTTAGTCGAAGAAATCGACTATTTCGATGAGTGCCTCCCACGTAGGATCCGACTTTAAGAGGACGCCGTAAGGTGCTTTTTTTATGCATTCTTTATGTATTCTTTATGCATTCGTTATGCATTCGTTCTGCGAATCGATCCCGAATGCAGCTCAGACACCCGCCATTTTCGAGAATACAAAATAATACCGAAAACCACACACATGGAGATCAATACAAACCAAATGGAGACCCCTAGATCGATGTGGTCCATCCCCCAACCTACGCCGAGCGGCAGAATCGAACCGCCTAAACCGCCTGCCGCGATGAGTGTGCTTGTGGTTTGTTCCGTTCGTCCTGGCAGCAGTTGATTAGCATAAATAAGTGCAACAGCGTACATCCCAGACATGAATAAGCCGAGAATAAGAATGACAGCGAAGCTGCTCCATAAATTTGAGCTAAATAACCAGAGCAATACGGTGAGTAAGCTGCCTGCAAATGACACGATTAAGTAGCGG
This window encodes:
- a CDS encoding SDR family NAD(P)-dependent oxidoreductase, with protein sequence MNITNKVVLITGASSGIGAVMAQQFAAKGAVPILTARSTAKLKEIASKIQGRHAVYAMDVTKTDEVNEVIKQIMEDFGRIDILINNAGYGIFESFVGAPLEHFEDMMNVNYLGLVRCTQAVLPHMLQAGSGHIVNIASMAGKIGSPKSTGYSATKHAVLGFTNSLRQELARSGVSVTAINPGPIETPFFDKADPSGNYVKNIAWFMLKPEKVVKELIHAVEKNIPEKNLPFVAGFGVKLFHLFPRLFDKLATGIMNKK
- a CDS encoding DUF2573 family protein; translated protein: MSSNFENEFNTLVAKTAELITGDTSPEMIEKIKVWAFYNHVHKALPALASHWNQSHPESKAEMRRIFEEIRALNQAKQAEKPEKE
- a CDS encoding RNA polymerase sigma factor — translated: MNSLREIFTSDFNTLDKSLQEQIYREFYLLVYPMIQFILRDHSAVEDIIQESFLRAVQKASLLTEIDKCEGWLKRLARNVTLNHLRKHRRNRDELETETVFSVKEAAPASDYAVSLDMEVEMKVMREAIIAYINQLSPSYRQIIAMKWIHNLSYKEMANELSVTEGVVRQRLFRARDVIKQKLLEEWGAGS
- a CDS encoding DEAD/DEAH box helicase yields the protein MGISFEQLQITQTYVDKLTQLGIGEATPIQAEGIPVLLEGKDAIIQSQTGTGKTLAYLLPALERIDPAVKQLQVLVVVPTRELGMQIMQEIEKLTSGGPIRSQSLIGGAAVARQIEKLRLHPHIVVGTPGRLLELMKVRKLTLHHVKVGIIDEVDQVFELGSMQDVEAVLKGMLRSSQMVFVSATIPPSTEQAAGRWLKNPVIIKINPTQRTAETLEHHYVVCQEREKIDTLRRLVRMIKPKSAIVFINVTDDIAQVVAKLQFVGLSIEALYGEASKQDRAKVMGNFRDGKFQLLLATDVAARGLDIEGVTHVFHLDVATNAEYYLHRVGRTGRMGREGTSISIVTTKELFIIEKFEKQLGITIEPKSLYEGRLVDPAQDRSAAAMRSRREAARPSGAPTRGSSAGSRDAAAPAGAVRVSAATPSEARSPRDAAPAKPAAAGVKPAGGGKAVSKAQRERDRKSKGAPRWLKEKQQNKEE